Proteins encoded by one window of Acidimicrobiia bacterium:
- a CDS encoding heavy metal translocating P-type ATPase encodes MATVETTAPSARERREELAKDPVCGMVVHRATALQSEVGGRTYFFCSSGCQRTFEAPEQELKSLKRRVTIALTGVVALAILRAAVFLGLAAGATTLTWVPIPWLPWFTWGVWMMILVTPVQFIGGFTFYKGAYQALARRTINMDFLIALGTSVAYFYSLTVVFFPDVLPVAVGERDVYFEVSAVIIAFVLLGRYMEDILKKKSSAAVRKLMDLRPATARVVRDGQEMEVPAESVTVGECFVVRPGEKIPTDGKVIEGSSAVDEKLLTGESLPVEKHAGDDVIGGTLNEMGSLTCSATRVGAETALNQIIRLVEDAQTSTAQIQRVADRVVAYFVPAVVGIAFATAVAWLVIGNVPTAVLAFIAVLIISCPCALGIATPAALMVGVGKGAEAGILIRGAEYLERALKLTTVVFDKTGTLTRGEPTVTDVVVFSEREPSDAQRAELLSLAAAAEHFSEHPLGQAIVEDAQMRQIAVPDPTGFEAITGYGVRVAVGDREVLVGNRRLLSSRGIEPSAAVEATLVEMESMGKTAMLVVVDGALSGVIAVADTLKDEAPDAIAALRQEGVDVIVLTGDNERTARAVAGALGIERVVANVLPGDKAAEIQRLRDAGEVVAMVGDGVNDAPALATSDIGIAIGSGSDVAKETGGIVLIKDDLRDVATAIRLSRATMRKIHQNLFWALAYNSAAIPIAALGLLNPIIAAAAMALSSLSVIANSATLKGLKVETITARGATP; translated from the coding sequence ATGGCTACCGTCGAAACCACTGCTCCTTCCGCGCGGGAGCGGCGCGAGGAGCTGGCCAAGGATCCCGTGTGCGGGATGGTGGTACATCGCGCGACTGCGTTGCAGAGCGAGGTGGGCGGGCGCACGTACTTCTTCTGTAGCTCGGGGTGCCAGCGCACCTTCGAGGCTCCCGAGCAGGAGCTGAAGAGCCTCAAACGCCGAGTGACGATCGCGCTCACCGGTGTGGTCGCGCTCGCGATCCTGCGCGCCGCGGTGTTCCTCGGTCTGGCTGCCGGTGCGACGACGCTCACGTGGGTGCCGATCCCGTGGTTGCCGTGGTTCACCTGGGGTGTCTGGATGATGATCCTGGTGACGCCGGTGCAGTTCATCGGCGGTTTCACGTTCTACAAGGGCGCCTACCAGGCGCTCGCGCGCCGCACCATCAACATGGACTTCCTCATCGCGCTCGGCACGTCGGTCGCGTACTTCTACAGCCTCACGGTGGTGTTCTTCCCCGATGTGTTGCCGGTCGCGGTCGGCGAACGCGATGTTTACTTCGAGGTCTCTGCCGTCATCATCGCGTTCGTTCTGCTCGGTCGTTACATGGAAGACATCCTCAAGAAGAAGAGTTCCGCCGCGGTGCGCAAGCTGATGGATCTGCGACCGGCGACCGCACGGGTAGTGCGTGATGGTCAGGAGATGGAGGTGCCCGCCGAGAGCGTGACGGTCGGGGAATGTTTCGTCGTGCGACCGGGGGAGAAGATTCCCACCGACGGGAAGGTCATCGAGGGCTCCTCGGCGGTCGACGAGAAGCTGCTCACCGGCGAGAGCCTTCCGGTGGAGAAGCACGCGGGTGACGACGTGATCGGGGGCACGCTCAACGAGATGGGGTCGCTCACCTGCTCGGCCACGCGCGTCGGCGCCGAGACCGCCTTGAACCAGATCATCCGGCTCGTGGAAGACGCCCAGACCTCGACCGCGCAGATCCAGCGCGTCGCGGATCGGGTCGTCGCGTACTTCGTCCCCGCGGTGGTCGGTATTGCGTTCGCCACCGCGGTCGCGTGGTTGGTCATCGGGAACGTACCAACCGCGGTGCTCGCGTTCATCGCGGTGCTGATCATCTCCTGTCCCTGCGCGCTCGGCATCGCCACGCCCGCGGCGTTGATGGTGGGCGTCGGCAAGGGTGCCGAAGCCGGCATCCTCATCCGCGGCGCCGAGTACTTGGAGCGCGCGTTGAAGCTCACCACCGTCGTGTTCGACAAGACGGGAACCCTCACGCGGGGCGAGCCGACCGTCACCGATGTCGTGGTGTTCTCGGAGCGCGAACCGAGCGACGCGCAGCGCGCCGAACTGTTGAGTCTCGCGGCAGCGGCCGAACACTTCAGCGAGCATCCACTCGGCCAAGCCATCGTCGAGGACGCGCAGATGCGACAGATCGCGGTGCCCGATCCGACAGGATTCGAGGCCATCACGGGCTACGGGGTGCGCGTGGCGGTGGGGGATCGCGAAGTGCTCGTCGGCAACCGCCGCCTGCTCTCGAGCCGGGGCATCGAACCGTCTGCCGCTGTCGAAGCGACCCTCGTCGAGATGGAGTCGATGGGCAAGACCGCGATGCTCGTCGTGGTCGACGGCGCGCTGAGCGGCGTGATCGCGGTCGCCGACACGCTCAAGGACGAAGCCCCCGACGCCATCGCCGCGCTCCGTCAGGAAGGTGTCGACGTCATCGTGCTCACCGGCGACAACGAGCGGACGGCCAGGGCGGTCGCCGGTGCGCTCGGGATCGAGCGCGTCGTCGCCAATGTGCTGCCGGGCGACAAGGCGGCGGAGATCCAGCGCCTGCGCGACGCCGGCGAGGTCGTCGCGATGGTGGGCGACGGCGTCAACGACGCGCCGGCTCTGGCGACCTCCGACATCGGCATCGCGATCGGCTCGGGCTCCGACGTCGCCAAAGAGACGGGCGGCATCGTCCTCATCAAGGACGACTTGCGCGACGTGGCCACCGCGATCCGCCTCAGCCGCGCCACTATGCGGAAGATCCACCAGAACCTCTTCTGGGCCTTGGCCTACAACAGCGCGGCGATCCCGATCGCGGCGTTGGGGCTCCTGAATCCGATCATCGCGGCCGCCGCCATGGCACTGTCGAGCCTGTCGGTCATCGCGAACTCCGCGACGCTCAAGGGACTCAAGGTCGAGACGATTACAGCCCGCGGCGCTACTCCGTGA
- a CDS encoding SHOCT domain-containing protein — translation MAATLATVCENCDDHMGRGWWWVMGIGWLVFLALIVVLVVVLVRHYGTANRPARSALDTLAERFARGELDEDEYRRRRDALRG, via the coding sequence ATGGCAGCGACGCTGGCGACGGTCTGCGAGAACTGTGACGATCACATGGGTCGGGGCTGGTGGTGGGTGATGGGCATCGGATGGCTGGTGTTTCTCGCCCTGATCGTCGTCCTCGTCGTCGTGCTCGTGCGCCATTACGGCACGGCAAATCGGCCGGCGCGCTCCGCGCTCGACACACTCGCAGAACGTTTCGCGCGCGGCGAGCTCGACGAAGACGAATACCGGCGTCGCCGGGACGCGCTCCGCGGCTGA
- a CDS encoding SHOCT domain-containing protein, giving the protein MGGDMGGWWFMGGGGLLLALLVVVVVALLMRQPTSNARPRETTGSAEDVLAERFARGEIDENEYRRRLGTLRN; this is encoded by the coding sequence ATGGGTGGAGATATGGGTGGCTGGTGGTTCATGGGCGGGGGAGGGCTGCTCCTTGCTCTCCTCGTCGTGGTGGTTGTCGCTCTCCTGATGCGCCAGCCGACCAGCAACGCCCGGCCTCGAGAGACGACCGGTTCCGCCGAGGACGTCCTCGCCGAGCGGTTCGCGCGCGGGGAGATCGACGAGAACGAATACCGGCGGCGTCTCGGCACGCTTCGTAACTGA
- a CDS encoding YHS domain-containing protein gives MDLAGFTALTEAHGDDEAADLIDRFVELTVASLRGDDRLVKTIGDAVMLVSPDPGSGLVLVRRIVDACLGESRFPAPRAGLHHGPAVERNDDFVGAAVNLAARVAAQATEGTAVVTEHVAREAQRLGMATIALGARRLRNVSQNVELWAIELRDAPVATVVDPVCRMQIRGDQVIGHVRWEEREFVFCSLKCLGAFADAPERYVL, from the coding sequence GTGGATCTCGCCGGGTTCACTGCGTTGACCGAAGCGCATGGCGACGACGAGGCCGCCGATCTGATCGATCGTTTCGTCGAGCTGACCGTCGCTTCCCTGCGCGGAGACGATCGGCTCGTCAAGACGATCGGTGACGCGGTCATGCTCGTGAGTCCGGATCCGGGTAGCGGCCTCGTGCTCGTTCGCCGCATCGTCGATGCCTGTCTCGGTGAGTCGCGCTTCCCCGCGCCGCGCGCCGGTCTGCACCATGGGCCTGCAGTCGAGCGAAACGACGACTTCGTCGGCGCCGCAGTCAACCTCGCCGCCCGCGTCGCGGCCCAGGCGACGGAGGGGACCGCGGTGGTCACCGAGCACGTCGCGCGCGAGGCACAACGGCTCGGCATGGCGACGATCGCGTTGGGAGCCCGGCGGTTGCGCAACGTCTCCCAGAACGTGGAGCTGTGGGCGATCGAGCTCCGCGACGCGCCGGTGGCCACGGTTGTCGACCCCGTGTGCCGCATGCAGATCCGCGGGGATCAGGTCATCGGTCACGTCCGCTGGGAGGAGCGGGAGTTCGTGTTCTGCTCGTTGAAGTGCCTCGGCGCGTTCGCGGACGCACCGGAGCGCTACGTGTTGTAG
- a CDS encoding class I SAM-dependent methyltransferase: MPSMSTLERAVCQSAPWRVFAVRLVLPWALQGVEPRGDVLEIGGGSGAMAAQILEAFPDARVTSTDVDERMVADARVRLESFGDRALVRQASAIDLPFPDESFDMVLSFIMLHHVVEWESALTEALRVLRPGGVLVGYDLLSTLPLRALHRAEGQPFRMMTIEAFGAVLSELPLEQSTVRPGLARFAVRFRLTKQVATS; this comes from the coding sequence ATGCCGAGCATGTCGACGTTGGAGCGAGCCGTGTGCCAGAGCGCGCCATGGCGCGTGTTCGCTGTCCGCTTGGTGTTGCCGTGGGCGCTCCAAGGAGTCGAACCGCGCGGCGACGTGCTGGAGATCGGCGGCGGTAGCGGCGCGATGGCGGCGCAGATCCTCGAAGCGTTCCCTGACGCGCGCGTGACGTCGACTGACGTCGACGAAAGGATGGTCGCGGATGCTCGCGTCCGGCTTGAGTCCTTCGGCGACCGCGCGCTCGTGCGCCAGGCGAGCGCGATCGACCTGCCGTTTCCGGACGAGTCGTTCGACATGGTGCTGAGCTTCATCATGCTCCACCACGTTGTCGAGTGGGAAAGTGCCCTCACGGAGGCGCTGCGCGTGCTTCGGCCGGGCGGTGTGCTGGTCGGCTACGACCTGCTCTCGACGCTGCCGCTGCGCGCGCTGCATCGAGCGGAGGGCCAGCCGTTTCGGATGATGACGATCGAGGCGTTCGGCGCCGTCCTCAGCGAGCTCCCGCTCGAACAGAGCACTGTGCGGCCGGGCTTGGCTCGCTTCGCGGTGCGGTTCCGTCTGACGAAGCAGGTCGCAACGTCGTGA
- a CDS encoding BlaI/MecI/CopY family transcriptional regulator: MKRLSRGELEAQVMDALWDANEWMTPRDVQSVIATPRRQLAYTTVMTILVRLWNKGMLERRAAGRAFEYMPVATRDEWTANRMHELLEASGDRQLTLHRFVDAISAREATQLRRVLDSRKRR, encoded by the coding sequence ATGAAACGCCTTTCTCGAGGAGAGCTCGAAGCGCAGGTGATGGATGCGCTCTGGGACGCGAACGAGTGGATGACACCGAGGGACGTCCAGTCCGTCATCGCCACACCCCGCCGACAGCTCGCGTACACGACGGTCATGACGATCCTCGTGCGGTTGTGGAACAAGGGAATGCTGGAACGACGCGCCGCAGGACGAGCCTTCGAATACATGCCTGTCGCCACCCGCGACGAGTGGACGGCGAATCGCATGCACGAGCTGCTCGAGGCGTCGGGAGATCGACAGCTGACACTCCACCGCTTCGTCGACGCGATCAGCGCACGCGAGGCCACGCAACTGCGGCGTGTGCTCGACTCCCGCAAGCGGCGATGA
- a CDS encoding M56 family metallopeptidase, whose product MTAALVVLAGLVLVAIPGICGPRFRLAGAEWARLAAASLAAGIAAIELGLVMLALPTVLRALHAAGFAAICERVLAPLAPGGDLLGWVAVGLASVVTIRAFRAGRCAQRDAHAARVEPWLGVHEQRGEYELVVLPTEQLLAVSVPATPPQILVSDGLVSRLEAEELEAVIRHEAAHHRFRHWRYSLLAVTLERALRPLPLVGRSTQALRTALEAWADEGAAGSLPHGRALVRRAIVTVAGMPGAPGALERARRLAHPTSARPLSLRVVAHGPVLFLAVGLLVLLSSWAVGVHHAVALAGYCPD is encoded by the coding sequence ATGACCGCAGCCCTCGTCGTGCTCGCGGGTCTGGTACTCGTTGCCATCCCGGGCATCTGCGGGCCCCGGTTCCGCCTTGCCGGAGCCGAGTGGGCGAGGCTCGCCGCGGCATCCCTCGCGGCGGGGATCGCCGCGATCGAACTCGGTCTCGTGATGCTTGCGCTGCCGACGGTCCTTCGCGCGTTGCACGCAGCCGGCTTCGCGGCGATCTGCGAACGCGTGCTCGCACCACTCGCACCGGGCGGTGATCTGCTGGGTTGGGTCGCCGTCGGGCTGGCGAGCGTCGTCACGATCCGCGCCTTCCGAGCAGGGCGGTGTGCCCAGCGCGACGCGCACGCCGCGCGGGTCGAACCCTGGCTCGGGGTGCACGAACAGCGCGGAGAGTACGAGCTCGTCGTGCTGCCGACCGAGCAGCTGCTCGCGGTGAGCGTGCCCGCTACGCCACCACAGATCCTGGTGTCGGACGGACTCGTGTCGAGGCTCGAGGCCGAGGAGCTGGAGGCGGTGATCCGACACGAAGCAGCTCACCATCGGTTCCGCCACTGGCGGTACTCGCTGCTCGCGGTCACTCTCGAGCGAGCATTGCGCCCCCTCCCGCTCGTGGGCAGGAGCACCCAGGCGCTACGCACCGCGCTCGAAGCGTGGGCAGACGAAGGCGCGGCGGGGAGCCTGCCGCACGGCCGGGCACTCGTTCGGCGCGCGATCGTCACGGTTGCCGGCATGCCCGGTGCGCCGGGTGCGCTCGAGCGCGCGCGTCGTCTGGCGCATCCGACGAGCGCCCGCCCACTGTCACTGCGCGTCGTTGCCCACGGTCCGGTCCTGTTTCTCGCCGTCGGGCTGCTCGTCCTGCTGTCGAGCTGGGCCGTAGGCGTGCACCACGCGGTCGCGCTGGCCGGCTACTGCCCCGACTAG
- a CDS encoding multicopper oxidase family protein, translated as MPIHPGDDVPDGAVTRRRFVQLTSVAAAAVGLGAWVRPFDDLGAVGHPRLSLPAQVADAGATVREFALVASPLELDLGGTTVATWGYGDRVPGPVIRLAAGEVLRVRFDNKLPESSTVHWHGIALPNAMDGVPDVTQAAVATNATFVYEFTVPDPGTYFLHSHVGVQLDRGLYAPLIVDDPADPGAYDAEWIVVLDDWTDGTGRSPDQVLANLESMGNMGGAGEGHGSDMGGMHGSDSSGMGSMSMAGSSKLLRGDAGDVRYPYYLVNGRRPKSPETFSAKPGQRLRLRIINAGSDTAFRVAVGGHRLTVTHTDGFPVTPTETDAVLLGMGERVDALVQLGDGAFPLVAAAEGKGAHALAVIRTGAGEAPGPKVHPKELDGRVLLPSTLAPSSDSAGVTVDPDRTHRLVLAGNHMRYRWTINGRTFENAKALPVSTGERVRLVFDNRSTMFHPMHLHGHTFRVMSRRNGSLEAGANKDTVIVRPDERVTVDFDADNPGKWVVHCHNAYHQAAGMMTTIAYQP; from the coding sequence ATGCCCATTCACCCTGGCGACGACGTACCGGACGGAGCCGTCACGCGACGCAGGTTCGTGCAGTTGACCAGTGTCGCGGCGGCCGCGGTCGGCCTGGGCGCGTGGGTACGACCGTTCGATGACCTCGGCGCGGTCGGCCACCCGCGGCTGTCGCTTCCGGCGCAAGTCGCGGACGCGGGCGCGACCGTCCGCGAGTTCGCCTTGGTGGCATCGCCGCTCGAGCTCGACCTGGGCGGAACGACCGTCGCTACTTGGGGCTATGGCGATCGCGTGCCGGGTCCCGTCATCCGTCTCGCGGCAGGAGAGGTACTGCGCGTTCGCTTCGACAACAAGCTCCCCGAGTCATCGACGGTGCATTGGCACGGGATCGCGCTCCCGAACGCGATGGATGGGGTCCCCGACGTCACCCAGGCCGCGGTGGCGACGAATGCCACCTTCGTGTACGAGTTCACGGTCCCCGACCCCGGCACGTACTTCTTGCACTCCCATGTGGGAGTCCAGCTCGACCGCGGTCTCTACGCGCCGCTGATCGTCGACGACCCGGCTGATCCCGGCGCCTACGACGCCGAATGGATCGTCGTGCTCGACGACTGGACCGACGGCACCGGGCGGTCTCCCGACCAGGTACTCGCGAACCTCGAGTCCATGGGGAACATGGGCGGGGCAGGGGAAGGCCACGGGTCCGACATGGGTGGCATGCACGGGAGCGATAGCAGCGGCATGGGATCGATGTCGATGGCAGGTTCGAGCAAGCTGTTGCGCGGCGACGCGGGCGACGTGCGCTATCCGTACTACCTCGTCAACGGTCGGCGCCCGAAGTCGCCGGAGACGTTCTCTGCCAAGCCCGGGCAGCGGCTCCGACTCCGCATCATCAACGCGGGCTCCGACACTGCGTTTCGCGTCGCGGTCGGTGGCCATCGCCTCACCGTCACCCACACCGACGGGTTCCCGGTCACACCGACCGAAACCGATGCCGTCCTGCTGGGAATGGGCGAACGGGTGGATGCCCTCGTGCAGCTCGGCGATGGCGCATTCCCCCTGGTCGCAGCAGCAGAGGGCAAGGGCGCGCACGCGCTGGCCGTCATCCGCACCGGCGCAGGCGAAGCGCCCGGCCCGAAGGTGCATCCCAAGGAGCTCGACGGGCGAGTGCTGTTACCGTCGACGCTCGCGCCGAGCAGTGACTCTGCAGGAGTCACCGTCGATCCCGATCGCACGCATCGGCTGGTGCTGGCCGGCAACCACATGCGCTATCGCTGGACCATCAACGGCCGGACGTTCGAGAACGCGAAGGCCCTGCCCGTCAGCACCGGCGAGCGCGTGCGCCTCGTGTTCGACAACCGTTCGACGATGTTCCACCCGATGCATCTCCACGGTCACACGTTCCGAGTGATGTCGCGTCGCAACGGCAGCCTCGAGGCTGGAGCAAACAAGGACACCGTCATCGTCCGGCCCGACGAGCGCGTCACCGTCGACTTCGACGCCGACAACCCCGGAAAGTGGGTCGTGCACTGCCACAACGCGTACCACCAGGCCGCCGGGATGATGACGACGATCGCGTACCAGCCCTGA
- a CDS encoding universal stress protein, with the protein MIAPHAREPEQIAVGIDGSLASRAAVRWAIDHALDRDTVTLVHVWQASPTLVDAGIVDPEDDTAPRSFAGHELARAKALPHSAGVTLKSEVLHGDPRDCLCELNTDLLAVGARGQGGVAGLLLGSVSCFLARHAHSPLVIVPSPSRKLDEPPNR; encoded by the coding sequence GTGATCGCGCCGCACGCTCGCGAGCCCGAGCAGATCGCCGTGGGTATCGACGGCTCGCTTGCGTCGAGGGCGGCGGTGCGCTGGGCCATCGACCACGCGCTGGATCGAGACACCGTCACCCTGGTCCACGTCTGGCAAGCGTCGCCAACGCTGGTCGATGCGGGGATCGTCGACCCCGAAGACGACACCGCTCCCCGCAGCTTCGCCGGCCACGAACTCGCCCGGGCGAAAGCGCTGCCACACAGCGCCGGCGTGACGCTCAAGAGTGAGGTGCTGCACGGAGATCCTCGCGACTGCCTGTGCGAACTCAACACCGACCTCCTCGCGGTCGGCGCCCGAGGACAAGGTGGAGTGGCGGGTCTGCTTCTCGGCTCCGTCAGCTGCTTCCTCGCGCGACACGCTCACAGCCCGCTGGTCATCGTCCCATCACCCAGCCGCAAGCTCGATGAACCTCCCAACCGATGA
- a CDS encoding nucleotidyltransferase domain-containing protein, whose product MASVSRRATTDLVDLVRSRRGEIIALAERRGANNIRVFGSVARDEADVSSDLDLLVDFEPGRSLLDLSGLLLDLEELLGVSVDIIETAALRPQDSHILADAVAL is encoded by the coding sequence ATGGCGTCCGTGAGTCGAAGGGCAACAACCGACCTCGTCGATCTGGTGCGGTCGCGTCGCGGGGAGATCATCGCGTTGGCGGAACGGCGCGGTGCGAACAACATTCGTGTCTTCGGATCGGTCGCTCGCGACGAGGCGGACGTGTCAAGTGACCTCGACCTTCTCGTCGACTTCGAGCCGGGCCGCTCGCTCCTTGACCTCTCGGGCCTTCTGTTGGATCTTGAGGAGCTCCTGGGAGTCTCGGTCGACATCATCGAAACTGCGGCCTTACGGCCTCAGGATTCGCACATCCTGGCCGACGCCGTTGCTCTGTGA
- a CDS encoding YlcI/YnfO family protein, with the protein MTPRKKMTRKEEHEFYARSENQTPQGPARRRKGGLTEIVPVRFPPDVLDEVRRRADDDDRSVSGWIRRAVEDQLRRTAS; encoded by the coding sequence ATGACACCTCGCAAGAAGATGACCCGAAAAGAAGAGCACGAGTTCTACGCGCGGTCTGAGAACCAGACGCCCCAGGGACCCGCGCGGCGACGCAAAGGCGGTCTCACCGAGATCGTCCCAGTGCGATTTCCGCCCGACGTCCTCGACGAGGTGCGCCGCCGCGCCGACGACGACGACCGCTCGGTCTCCGGATGGATCCGCCGCGCCGTCGAAGACCAGCTACGCCGAACCGCCAGCTGA
- a CDS encoding helix-turn-helix domain-containing protein codes for MTQRRIPADHAKAADTKLGPRDWKRAERAPERFKELLDVKPRAKARYDAVLEEINARQATLRRLREARALTQTTVAELLEMDQSEVSRLEYRSDMLLSTLKRFVQATGGELHMVVQYPDSAPIELLVGDD; via the coding sequence ATGACACAACGCAGGATCCCCGCGGACCATGCCAAGGCAGCCGACACGAAGCTCGGGCCCAGGGACTGGAAGCGAGCCGAACGTGCTCCCGAACGGTTCAAGGAGCTGCTCGACGTCAAGCCACGCGCCAAGGCTCGCTACGACGCGGTACTCGAAGAGATCAACGCACGACAGGCAACACTGCGCCGACTGCGAGAAGCGCGCGCGCTGACACAAACGACCGTGGCTGAGCTGCTGGAGATGGACCAGTCAGAGGTGTCGCGACTCGAGTACCGCAGCGACATGCTGCTCTCGACTCTCAAGCGGTTCGTACAAGCCACCGGCGGCGAACTCCACATGGTCGTCCAGTATCCCGACAGTGCACCGATCGAACTCCTCGTCGGAGACGACTAG